A genomic segment from Psychrilyobacter piezotolerans encodes:
- a CDS encoding cobalamin B12-binding domain-containing protein yields the protein MDYIEIFREEFKTSLLNNDRIGIFDIYRKVKNHPIDFDFIEDIMVPAAEEIGEYWDKGEVSLSQLYMSGRICEELVISIFPDQHLLHRGTMNTAIVNFCDHHPLGKKIVCSTFKVNGIPLLDYGHGIDQETLIEKLKRDRPKFLVISVLMLPSALKIKKLKERLLKEGMDTKILVGGAPFRFDKDLWKQVGADAMGITPMDTLNIIKEWGGSCNE from the coding sequence GTGGATTATATCGAAATTTTTAGAGAGGAGTTTAAAACTTCTCTACTTAACAATGACCGTATTGGGATTTTTGATATCTATAGGAAGGTAAAAAATCATCCTATAGATTTTGATTTTATTGAAGATATTATGGTGCCGGCTGCCGAAGAAATAGGAGAATACTGGGATAAGGGGGAGGTGTCTCTGTCCCAGCTATATATGAGCGGCCGTATCTGCGAAGAGTTGGTAATTTCAATTTTTCCAGATCAACATCTACTTCACAGGGGCACTATGAATACGGCTATAGTCAATTTTTGCGACCACCATCCGCTGGGCAAGAAAATAGTCTGTTCCACATTCAAAGTAAATGGAATCCCCCTGCTCGACTACGGACACGGAATCGACCAGGAGACCCTCATAGAAAAACTCAAGAGGGATAGACCAAAATTTTTAGTAATCTCTGTTCTGATGCTGCCCTCAGCTCTAAAAATTAAAAAGCTGAAAGAGAGGCTGTTAAAAGAAGGGATGGATACCAAAATATTGGTTGGAGGTGCACCCTTTAGATTTGATAAAGATTTGTGGAAACAAGTCGGTGCAGATGCCATGGGTATTACACCAATGGATACGTTAAATATCATAAAGGAATGGGGGGGGAGCTGCAATGAGTAA
- a CDS encoding uroporphyrinogen decarboxylase family protein — protein sequence MSKSMTSLERVLKAMSHQEADRVPLFLLFSMYGAKELNLSIEDYYSDPKNVVRAQIKLREKYGHDCFYTFYYASIETEAWGGEVIFSEDGPPNSGKPIITERVEISDLKVPDIHSSPCLNRVLETTRELKRYSDEVPIIGVVMSPFSLPVMQMGFDKYIEMIYEDRQFFDKLMEINEEFCIRWANAQLEAGATAICYFNPVSSTSIIPKEMYKKTGFQVDKRTISRINGPTVTHVASGRCLPIIEEIIETGTLGIGVSTLEDIGALKEECRGKLFVFGNLDGIEMCNWDEGETKKKLEELIEKAGSGGGLAISDNHGEIPWQVPEKTLLNISKYSKILGLYPSKDADLNEE from the coding sequence ATGAGTAAGTCTATGACATCACTAGAGAGAGTATTGAAGGCAATGAGCCACCAAGAAGCCGACAGGGTGCCGCTGTTTTTACTGTTTTCCATGTACGGAGCCAAAGAATTGAATTTAAGTATAGAAGATTATTACTCCGATCCCAAAAACGTGGTTAGAGCTCAGATAAAGCTAAGGGAAAAATATGGGCATGATTGCTTCTATACATTTTATTATGCATCCATCGAGACAGAAGCCTGGGGTGGAGAAGTTATTTTTTCAGAAGATGGTCCTCCAAATTCTGGTAAGCCTATAATAACAGAAAGGGTGGAAATAAGTGATTTGAAGGTTCCTGACATCCATTCTTCACCCTGTCTGAACAGGGTTTTAGAGACGACCAGGGAACTAAAAAGGTACAGCGATGAGGTGCCCATTATAGGCGTGGTGATGTCCCCCTTCTCATTACCTGTCATGCAAATGGGGTTTGATAAGTACATAGAAATGATCTATGAAGACAGACAATTTTTTGATAAACTGATGGAGATAAACGAGGAGTTTTGCATCCGCTGGGCAAATGCCCAATTAGAAGCCGGAGCCACAGCTATCTGCTATTTTAATCCAGTGTCATCCACTAGCATTATACCGAAAGAAATGTACAAAAAAACCGGATTCCAGGTGGACAAAAGAACAATTTCAAGAATTAACGGCCCTACCGTTACCCACGTTGCATCCGGTCGCTGCCTCCCAATCATAGAGGAAATCATAGAGACTGGTACCCTGGGCATAGGTGTGAGTACACTGGAAGATATAGGGGCTTTAAAGGAGGAGTGCAGGGGGAAGCTTTTCGTATTTGGAAATTTGGATGGAATAGAGATGTGTAACTGGGATGAAGGTGAGACGAAAAAAAAATTAGAAGAGCTTATTGAAAAAGCGGGATCCGGGGGTGGTCTTGCCATTTCAGATAATCACGGCGAAATACCATGGCAGGTACCTGAAAAAACTCTTTTGAATATATCAAAATATTCAAAAATCTTAGGGCTGTATCCTTCCAAAGATGCTGATCTAAATGAAGAATAA
- a CDS encoding diguanylate cyclase domain-containing protein: MKNKTCILICSNFYLELKAVLDKEKLNDFFAKSFDCNCAVPQQESCSVIERILEKNKNKYSRTHLICSSGCTGTGSLNKNKPDFGISETKLCFNYLINENIVNTYLDKGNYIISPGWLNRWEHYVIDIWKFDQNTAREFFREHVSQLLLLDTGVYKESIRKIQQFSNYVDRPFEILPVGLDYFSLFIKNIILELKNESVQARQEEQRKISILQNKKNSDYSMICDWFGNLKQTMGEESVIKHILDLIKMLFAPGKIIYLSVGDGEKINKLICFPQGCDQSELMEIYENRMDGKYRWTRSGSGFCIKISHEGTLLGILLVDDIMFAEYRNSYLNTFLDISNIFGLTISTARIYSKFLDTKNSLSIQKSYFQQLFKNSPDGILRLDKDLSVKDVNIAFLQMFQSFKKNVIGIKIRDLLGLSNKTENYDIYIYQLKKGQTVKIETKIRSQNRERDVYILAYPIINLDELTGFYVIFSDISDRKNKEKKIRKLAYEDSLTGMLNRRAFEIQLMTALDRYRLKKEIFTLFIIDINKFKKINDTFGHSVGDEVLVKVAAKLKGCMRKSDAAFRIGGDEFALIIPDLCQVDVVENMAKRILSNLEMKFPVKESTFKLSASMGISICPYDGTDMETLYKKADIAMYKVKKMQSHEFSFFSSRYDNESNADLCAAAVRSEY; the protein is encoded by the coding sequence ATGAAGAATAAAACCTGTATACTGATATGCAGCAATTTTTATTTGGAATTGAAGGCTGTACTGGATAAAGAAAAACTAAATGATTTCTTTGCAAAAAGTTTTGACTGCAATTGTGCGGTACCTCAGCAGGAGAGCTGCTCTGTCATAGAAAGAATCTTAGAAAAAAATAAAAATAAATATTCAAGAACTCACCTGATATGCAGCAGCGGGTGTACGGGTACTGGAAGCCTAAATAAAAATAAGCCTGACTTTGGAATCAGCGAGACAAAATTATGTTTTAATTATCTTATCAATGAAAATATCGTCAATACTTATCTGGATAAAGGCAACTATATAATAAGCCCTGGATGGCTGAACAGATGGGAACACTATGTTATAGACATCTGGAAATTTGATCAAAATACTGCAAGAGAGTTTTTTAGAGAACATGTATCGCAGCTGCTTCTTCTGGATACCGGGGTATATAAAGAAAGTATCCGTAAAATACAGCAATTTTCAAACTATGTAGACAGGCCTTTTGAAATTTTGCCCGTTGGCCTTGATTATTTCAGCCTGTTTATCAAAAATATTATTCTTGAATTAAAAAATGAATCGGTCCAGGCAAGGCAGGAAGAACAAAGAAAGATCTCCATACTGCAAAACAAGAAAAATTCCGATTATTCGATGATCTGTGATTGGTTTGGAAATTTGAAGCAAACAATGGGCGAGGAATCCGTAATCAAACACATTCTCGATTTGATAAAAATGCTTTTTGCACCGGGAAAAATAATATATCTATCGGTAGGAGATGGCGAAAAAATAAATAAGCTTATTTGTTTTCCCCAGGGATGCGATCAAAGTGAATTAATGGAAATTTATGAAAATAGGATGGATGGAAAGTATCGGTGGACAAGATCAGGAAGTGGTTTTTGCATTAAGATCAGTCATGAAGGTACCTTACTAGGGATTCTTTTGGTGGATGATATAATGTTTGCGGAATATAGAAACAGCTACTTAAATACTTTTTTAGACATAAGCAACATATTTGGGTTAACTATTTCCACAGCGAGAATATACTCTAAATTTTTAGATACGAAAAACAGCCTAAGCATACAAAAATCATATTTTCAGCAGTTATTTAAAAATTCACCTGATGGGATTTTAAGACTGGATAAAGATTTAAGTGTCAAGGACGTCAATATCGCCTTTTTGCAAATGTTTCAGTCTTTTAAAAAAAATGTGATAGGTATAAAAATAAGAGATCTCTTAGGACTTTCCAACAAGACAGAAAATTATGATATATACATATATCAGCTGAAAAAAGGTCAAACTGTTAAAATTGAAACTAAAATAAGATCCCAAAATAGGGAGAGAGATGTATATATTCTAGCTTACCCCATAATAAATTTGGATGAATTAACCGGCTTCTATGTTATCTTCTCTGATATCTCAGATAGAAAAAATAAAGAAAAGAAAATTAGAAAACTGGCCTACGAAGACAGCCTGACCGGAATGCTGAACAGAAGGGCGTTTGAAATACAGCTCATGACAGCTTTAGACCGCTACCGGTTAAAAAAAGAAATTTTTACTCTGTTCATAATAGATATAAATAAATTCAAGAAAATTAACGATACTTTCGGGCATAGCGTAGGGGATGAGGTGTTGGTCAAGGTGGCTGCCAAATTAAAAGGGTGCATGCGTAAAAGTGACGCTGCATTTAGAATAGGCGGTGATGAATTCGCCTTAATAATACCGGATCTCTGTCAAGTTGATGTAGTTGAAAATATGGCCAAAAGGATATTATCTAATCTGGAGATGAAGTTTCCAGTCAAAGAATCTACTTTTAAACTCTCCGCCAGTATGGGGATATCCATCTGCCCATACGACGGTACAGATATGGAAACATTGTATAAAAAAGCCGATATAGCCATGTACAAGGTAAAGAAGATGCAGAGTCATGAGTTCAGTTTTTTTAGCAGCAGGTATGATAATGAAAGTAATGCAGACTTATGCGCAGCGGCTGTGAGATCAGAATATTAA
- a CDS encoding TetR/AcrR family transcriptional regulator: MDNKIKKRKKIIEVATKLFVERGFHGTPTSLIAKEAGIATGTLFNYFKTKDILINEIFKDIKSEQKEIILKDLDEAKTSKLKLKKIWKNLIVWGINNPQERKFINYFSNSNFISDDTKTEIKKNYKFLLDIFREIIEKKGMKNTNELMLILNFMGACIFTGKYFHITKEPYNEKVCDEPFERFCKSIELCDED, from the coding sequence ATGGACAATAAAATCAAAAAAAGAAAAAAAATAATAGAAGTAGCCACAAAGCTTTTTGTGGAAAGGGGATTTCATGGAACTCCTACCAGCTTAATAGCCAAGGAAGCCGGGATTGCCACAGGAACCCTGTTTAACTATTTTAAAACCAAGGATATATTGATAAATGAAATATTCAAGGACATAAAATCAGAACAAAAAGAAATCATTTTAAAAGATTTAGATGAAGCGAAGACCTCTAAACTGAAATTGAAGAAAATTTGGAAAAACTTGATTGTATGGGGAATAAACAATCCGCAGGAAAGGAAGTTTATAAATTATTTTAGTAATTCTAATTTTATAAGTGATGATACCAAAACTGAGATCAAAAAAAATTATAAGTTCTTATTGGATATTTTCAGAGAGATTATAGAAAAAAAAGGAATGAAAAATACCAATGAACTGATGCTGATCCTTAATTTTATGGGAGCCTGTATATTTACAGGGAAATATTTTCATATAACTAAGGAACCCTATAATGAAAAAGTATGCGATGAACCCTTTGAAAGGTTTTGCAAGAGTATAGAGCTGTGCGATGAAGATTAA